The following proteins are encoded in a genomic region of Chloracidobacterium sp.:
- the cyoE gene encoding protoheme IX farnesyltransferase codes for MASVDINTGHIGTASLGAKLRAFYDLTKGRVAVLVLATTAAGFYLGSSSPFNIVLFLNAMIAITLLFFGVASLNQVIERDIDRFMDRTAWRPLPTRRLTVTEALIFGILHCTAAEIYLFVAVNTLTAVLGLAVIVVYVLIYTPLKTRTTAATAVGAISGALPPLMGWTAAANEISMAAWALFALQTVWQFPHFFAIAYYLREQYRKGGIRMLPVIDASGRLTFRQILLFTIMLLPISLSPYFIGLSGKVFLMGASILGVWHLIESIRAALKRTDAAARRLFFVTITYLPLLYILMVADKN; via the coding sequence ATGGCATCTGTCGATATAAATACCGGTCATATCGGAACTGCAAGCTTAGGCGCAAAGCTCCGTGCTTTTTATGACCTGACGAAAGGCCGCGTAGCTGTGCTCGTTCTCGCAACGACTGCCGCGGGGTTCTATCTGGGTTCAAGTTCACCGTTCAATATCGTTCTGTTTCTGAACGCAATGATCGCGATCACGCTGCTGTTTTTCGGCGTTGCATCGCTAAATCAGGTCATCGAACGCGACATTGACCGTTTTATGGACCGCACAGCGTGGCGACCGCTGCCAACACGGCGGCTGACGGTCACTGAAGCCCTGATCTTTGGGATCCTGCACTGCACCGCAGCGGAAATTTATCTGTTCGTTGCTGTTAACACGTTGACTGCGGTACTTGGATTAGCGGTTATTGTAGTTTACGTACTCATTTATACGCCGCTTAAGACACGGACCACTGCGGCTACAGCCGTCGGGGCGATCTCAGGAGCCTTGCCGCCGCTAATGGGCTGGACCGCCGCCGCCAATGAAATAAGCATGGCGGCATGGGCATTGTTCGCATTGCAGACAGTTTGGCAATTCCCTCATTTTTTCGCAATTGCTTATTACCTTCGCGAGCAATACCGCAAGGGCGGCATTCGCATGCTGCCGGTGATCGATGCGAGCGGGCGGCTTACGTTCCGGCAGATACTTCTGTTCACCATAATGCTCTTGCCGATCAGCTTATCGCCGTATTTTATAGGGCTTTCGGGCAAGGTCTTCTTAATGGGTGCCTCGATACTGGGTGTTTGGCACCTTATCGAAAGCATCCGAGCCGCGTTGAAGCGAACGGATGCAGCCGCGCGGAGGCTCTTTTTTGTAACCATAACTTATCTTCCGCTACTTTATATTTTGATGGTTGCTGACAAGAACTAG
- a CDS encoding cytochrome c oxidase subunit 3, producing MNVGTVDTLDDIALAEDPAERSGISIGTGDGGSGGRGGRGGGGGSDGDEGNDEWMRDSYPARYRILTGFLLIVVLMTFGGLFAAYVVLETNKAAEWQPFSVPFQVWISSILILSSSITYVLFERRYIAGEHARARTLLKATAGLGGLFIASQLVLWFELMQRGYYLSGNPYSGFFYLLTAVHAAHVSGGMAALGSLLYKAWKPVDGPYEVERRQAMVRVIGWYWHFMGVLWAVLLFLLAYWK from the coding sequence ATGAATGTAGGCACAGTAGATACACTTGACGATATCGCCCTTGCCGAAGATCCTGCGGAACGATCCGGTATTTCGATCGGTACCGGCGACGGCGGTTCCGGCGGCCGCGGAGGAAGAGGCGGCGGAGGCGGCTCTGATGGCGACGAAGGCAATGATGAGTGGATGCGTGACTCCTACCCCGCGCGTTACCGAATCCTGACCGGATTTCTTCTTATCGTGGTCCTAATGACCTTTGGCGGACTTTTTGCCGCATACGTCGTTCTTGAAACCAACAAAGCGGCGGAATGGCAGCCTTTTTCGGTGCCGTTCCAAGTCTGGATCAGCTCAATACTTATTTTATCAAGCAGTATTACTTACGTTCTGTTCGAGCGCCGCTATATCGCAGGTGAACACGCCCGGGCGAGAACGCTGCTGAAGGCCACGGCGGGACTCGGCGGGCTTTTTATCGCTTCGCAGCTTGTGCTTTGGTTTGAGCTGATGCAGCGCGGATACTATCTCAGCGGTAATCCTTATTCGGGCTTTTTCTACCTTCTTACCGCGGTTCATGCTGCCCATGTTTCCGGCGGAATGGCGGCTTTGGGAAGCCTTCTTTACAAGGCATGGAAGCCGGTCGACGGCCCGTACGAGGTCGAAAGGCGGCAGGCAATGGTTCGTGTTATCGGCTGGTACTGGCATTTTATGGGCGTCCTTTGGGCTGTGTTGCTTTTCCTTCTTGCATACTGGAAATGA
- a CDS encoding DUF420 domain-containing protein codes for MMLETLPHINAVLNCISTLFLIAGFIFIVKGRNGAHRTCMISAGVVSALFMVSYITLHTLKTYYFGFGPTKFLGEGLARPIYFTILTSHTILAALVAPFVVFIMYWALKGRLAGHKKIAQFVLPIWMYVSITGVIVYLMLYQLYKPA; via the coding sequence ATGATGCTCGAAACATTGCCTCACATAAACGCTGTACTCAACTGTATCAGCACATTATTCCTGATCGCCGGCTTTATCTTTATTGTAAAAGGCCGCAATGGTGCACATCGGACATGCATGATCTCAGCCGGGGTCGTTTCTGCCTTGTTCATGGTCTCGTACATTACGCTTCACACGCTAAAGACATATTATTTCGGATTCGGGCCGACGAAGTTCTTGGGCGAAGGGCTTGCACGGCCGATATACTTCACGATATTGACATCCCATACGATCCTCGCCGCGCTTGTCGCTCCTTTTGTAGTGTTCATTATGTACTGGGCGCTGAAAGGCCGGCTGGCCGGACACAAAAAGATCGCGCAGTTCGTCCTTCCGATATGGATGTATGTCTCGATCACGGGCGTGATCGTGTATCTTATGCTGTATCAATTGTATAAACCGGCGTAA
- a CDS encoding S9 family peptidase: MPMKRLLIALTVLFAVTGLALAQAPFTVKDLIAMKRVADPRVSPDGRTVLYTVGVVDLASNKTLTQIYSRPVSGGAERQLTNDSSSSSQPRWSPDGKRIAFVHGGQIWTMDPNGSDRRQVTSLSTGAGGPVWSRDGKQIAFGSDVYPECTSDACNKAEAEKAENSKVKAHVTERLLFRHWVEWRDRLRTHVFVVSSSGGIARDVTPGDFDAPPYGAATGVDYTFTPDGSGIVFLRNPDKVEALSTNSDIYIASLSKGEAKNITAANHGYDASPMYTPDGRYLLYRSQATATFEADRWRIMRYDPKTGESVELTRGFDQQVDEFTISPDSKTVYFTAGQRGKAPIFSVPVEPDFRLRIATHVSPVVNKIFASSLNVSGDGSTIVFIASSNAAPADVMKVAATGSGLEALTAANRDALQKFGLKAAEDVEWTGAVNRKIHGFILKPANFDVSKKYPLLVLIHGGPQGAWNDNWGYRWNPQIFANAGYVVFMPNPRGSTGYGQQFVNEITGDWGGKAFVDISNGVAMAVKLPFIDKGRIGAAGASYGGYMVDWLLGHNNDPRFKYKAFVSHAGVYNLESMSTATEELWFVNWEFKGFPWENRVNYERWSPSRFAKNFDTPTLVTAGEIDYRVPVDQSYQLFTTLQLRNVPSKLLVFPDEGHWIQKPQNSELWYNNVLNWFNKYLK, from the coding sequence ATGCCAATGAAACGATTGTTGATCGCTCTGACCGTGCTTTTCGCAGTGACCGGTCTCGCTCTTGCTCAAGCTCCGTTCACCGTAAAAGACCTTATCGCAATGAAGCGTGTCGCTGACCCGCGCGTTTCGCCTGACGGCAGGACGGTGCTGTACACCGTCGGTGTTGTTGACCTTGCGTCGAACAAAACGCTTACGCAGATATACTCCCGTCCGGTTTCCGGCGGCGCAGAAAGGCAATTGACGAACGACTCAAGCTCATCGAGCCAGCCGCGTTGGTCGCCTGACGGTAAGCGGATCGCTTTCGTTCACGGCGGCCAGATTTGGACTATGGACCCGAACGGTTCCGACCGCCGCCAAGTTACGAGTCTGTCAACAGGTGCCGGCGGGCCGGTTTGGTCCCGCGACGGCAAGCAGATCGCCTTCGGTTCAGACGTTTATCCGGAATGCACTTCTGATGCCTGCAATAAAGCCGAAGCGGAAAAGGCTGAGAACAGCAAGGTCAAAGCCCATGTGACCGAACGCCTTTTGTTCCGTCATTGGGTAGAGTGGCGCGATCGACTGCGTACACATGTTTTTGTCGTCTCATCGAGCGGCGGCATTGCGCGTGATGTAACACCGGGCGACTTCGATGCTCCGCCTTACGGCGCGGCGACGGGCGTCGATTATACGTTCACTCCTGACGGTAGCGGTATCGTATTCTTGCGGAATCCCGATAAGGTTGAGGCCCTTTCAACGAACAGCGACATTTATATCGCATCGCTGTCGAAAGGCGAGGCAAAAAATATAACCGCAGCGAACCACGGCTACGACGCATCGCCGATGTACACGCCGGACGGCAGATATTTGCTCTATCGGTCGCAAGCGACCGCCACTTTCGAGGCTGACCGCTGGCGAATAATGCGTTACGACCCAAAGACCGGTGAAAGTGTTGAACTGACTCGCGGGTTTGACCAGCAAGTTGATGAATTTACCATCTCACCCGACAGTAAAACGGTCTATTTCACAGCGGGTCAACGCGGCAAAGCTCCGATCTTTAGTGTACCCGTTGAACCTGACTTCCGGCTCCGCATCGCCACGCACGTTTCACCGGTGGTGAACAAGATATTTGCCTCATCCCTAAATGTTTCGGGCGACGGCAGTACGATCGTTTTTATTGCAAGCTCGAACGCCGCGCCTGCTGATGTGATGAAGGTTGCGGCCACCGGTTCCGGCCTTGAGGCTTTGACAGCCGCAAACAGGGACGCATTGCAAAAATTCGGCTTAAAGGCAGCCGAAGATGTCGAATGGACAGGTGCGGTCAACCGCAAGATCCATGGCTTTATCCTAAAACCGGCAAATTTTGACGTCTCGAAGAAGTATCCGCTTCTGGTTCTGATCCACGGCGGGCCGCAGGGAGCGTGGAATGATAACTGGGGCTATCGTTGGAATCCGCAGATATTTGCAAATGCGGGTTATGTCGTTTTTATGCCAAATCCGCGAGGTTCGACCGGTTACGGGCAGCAGTTCGTAAACGAGATCACCGGTGATTGGGGCGGTAAAGCGTTCGTTGACATCAGCAATGGTGTAGCGATGGCCGTGAAGCTCCCATTTATCGATAAAGGCCGTATTGGCGCCGCGGGAGCCAGTTACGGCGGCTATATGGTTGATTGGCTGCTCGGCCACAATAACGATCCGCGCTTCAAATATAAGGCGTTTGTATCGCACGCGGGCGTTTATAATCTCGAAAGTATGTCCACTGCGACCGAAGAGCTCTGGTTCGTTAATTGGGAATTCAAAGGTTTTCCGTGGGAGAACCGTGTGAACTACGAACGATGGTCGCCAAGCCGATTCGCAAAGAATTTTGATACGCCGACCCTCGTAACGGCCGGCGAGATCGATTACAGAGTTCCGGTCGATCAGAGCTATCAGCTTTTCACAACGCTGCAATTGCGAAATGTGCCGTCAAAGCTCCTGGTCTTTCCGGATGAAGGCCATTGGATACAGAAGCCGCAGAACTCCGAACTTTGGTACAACAATGTCCTTAATTGGTTCAACAAATACCTCAAGTAG
- a CDS encoding M20/M25/M40 family metallo-hydrolase gives MRTVLIAVFSLVLTSSLLAQAPSPTPQLYSAGTLSAMERIRDHVLASDYGYRQVAYLSNNIGARLSGSPQAAKAVEYVAAELRKLGLDVRLQKCMVPHWVRGEERAEIVSWPGMTPATTQNIVLTTLGGSVATPPEGVTADIVVVQDFEELERLGRGGVAGKIVLFNHKFDTAMANSGFGLAAYGDAVQYRFAGAIAAAKLGAVAALVRSAGANQNRLAHTGSMGYEDGVPKVPAAAVSFEDAETLAWLAKEGKVRVHLTLRPQTLPDVESYNVIADLKGTERSDEIVIVSGHLDSWDTGRGAIDDAAGVAAAMSVPAALRALGLRPKRTIRVIAWMNEENGGRGSAAYAEAEKGNYANHFAAIEADLGASHPLGFSFAGDRNALAYLQPISKVLSAQGAGLSQWRDGVGADISPLTRQGVPSFAPWFDERTYFNYHHTAADTLDKVIPEEFAQNASLVSVLAYGLANIERPLPR, from the coding sequence ATGAGAACCGTATTGATCGCCGTATTTTCGCTCGTACTCACCTCATCACTGCTTGCTCAGGCCCCATCGCCGACGCCTCAGTTGTATTCAGCCGGCACGCTTAGTGCGATGGAGAGAATTCGTGATCACGTACTCGCAAGTGATTACGGCTACCGACAGGTCGCATACCTTTCCAACAACATCGGCGCGCGCCTCTCAGGTTCGCCTCAGGCCGCAAAGGCTGTGGAATATGTGGCGGCGGAACTGCGAAAGCTCGGCCTCGATGTCCGGCTGCAGAAATGTATGGTGCCGCATTGGGTTCGGGGTGAGGAACGCGCCGAGATCGTCTCTTGGCCCGGTATGACGCCTGCGACGACGCAGAATATCGTACTCACCACGCTTGGCGGCAGCGTGGCGACGCCGCCCGAAGGTGTTACGGCAGACATCGTGGTCGTACAGGATTTTGAGGAGCTGGAACGGCTCGGTCGCGGTGGCGTCGCCGGTAAGATCGTATTGTTCAACCACAAATTCGATACTGCAATGGCGAACAGCGGCTTTGGCCTCGCTGCCTATGGCGATGCCGTTCAGTATCGCTTTGCCGGTGCGATCGCAGCGGCGAAGCTTGGTGCCGTTGCAGCTTTGGTTCGCAGTGCCGGTGCGAATCAGAATAGGCTGGCACACACGGGTTCAATGGGTTACGAAGACGGCGTTCCGAAGGTCCCGGCCGCGGCCGTCAGCTTCGAAGACGCTGAAACGCTTGCATGGCTGGCAAAGGAGGGAAAGGTCCGAGTTCATCTGACACTTCGGCCGCAAACGCTTCCCGATGTCGAAAGCTACAACGTGATAGCTGATCTTAAAGGTACCGAACGATCGGACGAGATTGTGATCGTTTCGGGGCACCTTGATTCGTGGGATACGGGCCGTGGCGCCATCGACGATGCGGCAGGCGTTGCCGCCGCAATGTCGGTTCCGGCGGCGCTAAGAGCCCTCGGCCTTCGTCCGAAACGAACCATTCGCGTGATCGCATGGATGAACGAAGAGAACGGCGGACGCGGCAGTGCTGCGTATGCCGAGGCCGAGAAAGGCAACTACGCCAACCACTTTGCCGCGATCGAGGCCGACCTTGGAGCCTCGCATCCTTTAGGATTCTCTTTTGCCGGCGATCGTAATGCTCTCGCTTACCTTCAGCCGATCTCGAAGGTATTGTCCGCTCAGGGAGCCGGCCTGTCTCAATGGCGCGACGGCGTGGGTGCGGATATTAGCCCTTTGACAAGGCAGGGCGTTCCGAGTTTTGCACCTTGGTTCGACGAGCGGACTTATTTTAACTATCATCATACTGCGGCAGACACGCTTGATAAGGTGATACCGGAAGAGTTCGCGCAGAACGCTTCGCTTGTGTCCGTGCTCGCCTACGGCCTTGCCAATATCGAAAGGCCATTGCCGCGTTAA
- a CDS encoding S41 family peptidase — MKNRTFFLLSTIVLLTAFSAASVPAQNGGGSAVRPTRSETATVPDAGVVTTDQIEDDFSEALSVIEANYFGGKKLNYNDVVKTAIDSALHTLDPHSNYFDAKENEQFRVDQSSRYFGIGATIGDLSDEKGNVIATYIKATFDGAPANRAGLRYGDKIVEVNGVSMLGKPYPEVRNALRGPRGTIAKMVVEHLATGQRETVEITRDAVAQPSISEAYMIRPGVGYMAMRGGFNQTTYAEFVTGMRRLKSEGMQQLILDLRDNGGGLVGQAFYVAKTFLSSGQTIFTQRGRLEGVTEPYRSDNRFPERVPLVVLVNRNTASASEILSGALQDHDRALIVGESTFGKGLVQNPFQLDYGSMLLLTIAKYETPSGRLIQRDYSNGELYNYYTEGGSLRDENDLNKHSGPASKTDTGRSVFSGGGINPDVDVKPQTIPIERARIENRMASPIFAFAMNLVTGRVKGFENYKIERPILFDYDIKKTDYPVTQGLYNAYKQFAATNYKISGAATDSEREFVERMLRTELITAAFGSQTSQQVFNEYDTTLLRGIELLPQAKALAIEAMKARNTTPDPVN; from the coding sequence TTGAAGAATCGAACGTTTTTCCTATTGTCCACTATCGTGCTGCTTACGGCTTTTTCGGCTGCAAGTGTTCCGGCACAGAACGGCGGCGGGTCGGCCGTACGCCCGACCCGCAGCGAAACAGCAACCGTGCCCGACGCCGGTGTCGTTACGACCGACCAAATCGAAGACGATTTCTCAGAAGCTCTTTCTGTCATTGAGGCAAACTACTTTGGCGGCAAAAAGCTTAACTACAACGACGTCGTAAAGACAGCTATAGACTCGGCACTCCACACCCTTGATCCTCATTCGAATTATTTTGACGCGAAAGAGAACGAACAGTTTCGCGTTGACCAAAGCTCTCGTTATTTCGGTATCGGAGCAACCATCGGCGACCTCAGCGATGAAAAAGGCAACGTCATCGCTACATACATAAAGGCGACTTTCGACGGTGCTCCCGCAAATCGAGCCGGGCTTCGATACGGCGACAAGATCGTTGAGGTCAATGGCGTTTCAATGCTCGGCAAGCCATATCCCGAAGTGCGGAATGCCCTTCGCGGGCCTCGCGGAACCATTGCCAAAATGGTCGTCGAGCATCTCGCGACGGGGCAACGAGAAACCGTTGAGATCACACGCGATGCGGTCGCTCAGCCGTCAATAAGCGAAGCCTATATGATCCGCCCGGGTGTCGGGTACATGGCTATGCGCGGCGGATTTAACCAAACGACCTATGCGGAGTTCGTTACCGGAATGCGGCGTCTGAAATCTGAAGGTATGCAGCAGCTTATACTCGATCTTCGGGATAATGGCGGCGGACTTGTCGGACAGGCTTTTTACGTCGCTAAGACATTTCTGTCAAGCGGACAAACCATCTTCACGCAAAGGGGCAGGCTCGAGGGAGTTACCGAACCGTATCGTTCAGACAACCGTTTCCCCGAGCGCGTCCCGCTCGTCGTTCTTGTGAACAGAAACACTGCGTCGGCTTCCGAAATACTTTCGGGAGCATTGCAGGATCATGATCGTGCCTTGATCGTCGGCGAGAGTACATTCGGCAAGGGCCTTGTACAAAATCCGTTCCAACTAGATTACGGCTCGATGCTTCTGCTCACGATCGCAAAGTATGAAACGCCGTCAGGCCGCCTGATCCAGCGCGATTATTCGAACGGCGAGCTTTACAATTACTACACCGAGGGCGGCTCGCTTCGTGACGAGAACGATCTGAATAAGCACAGCGGACCTGCGAGCAAAACGGACACAGGACGCAGTGTGTTTAGCGGCGGCGGCATCAATCCCGATGTTGACGTCAAGCCGCAAACGATACCGATCGAACGCGCCAGGATCGAAAATCGTATGGCAAGCCCGATATTTGCCTTTGCGATGAACCTCGTTACAGGCCGCGTCAAAGGGTTTGAGAACTATAAGATCGAAAGGCCTATATTATTCGACTATGACATTAAAAAGACCGATTATCCCGTGACCCAAGGCCTTTACAATGCCTACAAGCAGTTTGCCGCGACCAATTACAAGATCAGCGGAGCCGCTACGGACAGCGAACGCGAATTTGTAGAGCGAATGCTGAGGACGGAGCTCATAACTGCAGCTTTCGGTTCACAAACATCGCAGCAGGTATTCAATGAATACGACACTACGCTTCTTAGGGGTATAGAGCTTCTTCCGCAAGCAAAGGCCCTTGCGATAGAAGCGATGAAGGCCCGGAACACTACGCCGGATCCGGTTAACTAA
- a CDS encoding ABC transporter ATP-binding protein, with protein sequence MPLLEIDELRTHFPTRAGLVRAVDGVSFSIEEGELLGLVGESGCGKSITAMSVLRLIYPPGKIAGGSIKFKGEELTTASEDRMRSIRGDDIAMIFQDPMTSLNPVYTVGEQIAEAIRLHRHLDKKAAAAAAVEAMREVAIPAPEQRAGDYPHQLSGGMRQRIMIAMALACDPDLLIADEPTTALDVTIQAQILELLNELREKRKLSILLITHDLGVVAEVADRVCVMYTGKIVEESVVTELFAKPKHPYTQGLLRSVPKVSFSGAGTIERLETIEGTVPSPTELPPGCHFAPRCRFRMERCTKGEIPFFTTDDGSKVRCVLYDKTAASAAAK encoded by the coding sequence ATGCCGCTGCTCGAGATAGATGAACTTCGAACGCACTTTCCGACGCGTGCCGGGCTGGTTCGCGCCGTTGACGGTGTGAGCTTTTCGATCGAAGAAGGCGAACTGCTGGGCTTGGTCGGTGAATCCGGCTGCGGCAAATCGATAACGGCAATGTCGGTCCTGCGGCTCATATACCCTCCGGGAAAGATCGCCGGCGGCTCCATCAAATTTAAAGGCGAAGAGTTGACCACCGCGTCGGAAGATCGAATGCGGTCGATACGCGGAGACGATATCGCAATGATCTTTCAGGATCCGATGACATCGCTGAACCCCGTTTATACGGTCGGCGAACAGATCGCCGAAGCGATCCGCCTGCATCGGCATCTTGATAAGAAAGCTGCCGCGGCTGCCGCGGTCGAGGCAATGCGCGAGGTTGCGATCCCGGCACCGGAGCAGCGGGCCGGCGACTATCCGCATCAGTTGTCCGGCGGAATGCGTCAAAGGATAATGATCGCGATGGCGTTGGCGTGCGACCCCGATCTTTTGATCGCCGATGAGCCGACCACTGCTCTCGACGTAACCATACAGGCACAAATTCTCGAACTGCTGAATGAACTGCGCGAAAAGAGAAAGCTGTCGATACTGCTCATAACGCACGATCTTGGAGTCGTTGCTGAGGTCGCCGACCGAGTTTGCGTGATGTACACGGGCAAGATCGTCGAAGAGTCGGTAGTAACCGAGCTGTTCGCGAAGCCGAAGCATCCTTATACGCAAGGCTTGCTTCGCTCCGTGCCGAAGGTCTCGTTCTCCGGTGCCGGAACGATAGAGCGCCTCGAAACGATCGAGGGAACCGTGCCTTCGCCCACAGAACTGCCGCCGGGCTGTCACTTTGCACCAAGATGCAGATTCCGTATGGAACGCTGCACAAAAGGTGAAATACCGTTCTTTACGACCGACGACGGCAGTAAGGTGCGGTGTGTGCTTTACGATAAAACCGCGGCGTCCGCTGCCGCAAAATAG
- a CDS encoding dipeptide ABC transporter ATP-binding protein, giving the protein MENAAATAIDDVLIEAHGLVKHFAVEGSQDVVQAVEDVSFSIRRGETLGLVGESGCGKSTAGRCLLRLTEPTAGTVLFEGHDILELSRNGLRSLRREMQIIFQDPYSSLDPRHTVRTIIAEPLAIHNIGSKQERRERVEQLLQKVGLDPRYADRYPHEFSGGQRQRIGIARALALDPKLIVCDEPVSALDVSVQAQVVNLLEDLQDELGLTYLFISHGLAVIEHISDRVAVMYLGKIMEVCQTNELFRRPIHPYTQALLSAIPIPDPKMKRERIILKGDVPTPISPPSGCCFRTRCPIAIDECAKAVPPLREITQGHFAACIRAEEAMR; this is encoded by the coding sequence ATGGAGAATGCTGCGGCGACAGCAATAGACGACGTCTTGATCGAGGCTCACGGCCTTGTAAAGCATTTTGCGGTCGAAGGCAGCCAGGATGTTGTCCAAGCCGTTGAGGATGTTTCATTCTCGATCCGCCGCGGCGAGACACTTGGACTTGTCGGCGAGTCGGGATGCGGGAAATCAACCGCCGGCCGCTGCCTTCTTCGTCTCACAGAACCTACCGCAGGTACGGTTCTTTTTGAGGGGCACGACATACTTGAGCTTTCTCGAAACGGTTTAAGGTCACTGCGGCGCGAGATGCAGATCATCTTTCAGGACCCGTACTCGAGCCTTGATCCGCGACATACTGTAAGAACGATCATCGCCGAACCGCTCGCGATCCACAACATCGGTAGCAAGCAGGAACGTCGCGAACGTGTCGAACAGCTCCTTCAGAAAGTTGGCCTCGATCCCAGATATGCCGACCGGTATCCGCACGAATTCTCGGGCGGGCAAAGACAGAGGATCGGCATTGCCCGTGCGCTGGCACTCGACCCGAAGCTTATCGTCTGCGACGAACCTGTATCAGCTCTCGACGTTTCGGTGCAGGCGCAGGTGGTCAATCTTTTGGAAGACCTCCAGGATGAGCTTGGCTTGACGTATCTGTTCATTTCACACGGGTTAGCTGTCATCGAACACATCTCGGACCGTGTGGCCGTAATGTATCTCGGCAAAATAATGGAGGTCTGCCAAACCAACGAGCTTTTTCGCCGGCCGATCCATCCATATACACAAGCGTTGTTATCTGCGATACCGATTCCTGATCCGAAAATGAAGAGGGAACGCATCATCCTGAAAGGCGACGTGCCGACACCGATCTCGCCGCCGTCGGGATGCTGTTTCAGGACGCGCTGCCCGATAGCGATTGATGAATGTGCCAAAGCAGTCCCGCCGCTACGCGAGATCACGCAGGGGCATTTTGCTGCGTGCATTCGAGCAGAAGAGGCGATGCGTTGA
- a CDS encoding YIP1 family protein, protein MNHRFTEEIFMSDLYHAEPNELSPRPDNEPEMSEISTLGNIFLEPGRTFDALRNKPRFIIAGIIISLLVGIYSAALTAKIGETNLRNYVSEQIDKRFPDLPADQKQTSIDGQMKVASIVRYLVPLFVFISLFFGGLLYWGASKAFGGDGGFVHNVSVWVYSSFPPTVVAMAANFVVLAFKDADSINLETSQRGLINAYTNLAFLIDGKNLPVLATVISSFDIFFIWGWILAAIGLKRTDKLSSGSAWMVVVIIALIGVMSRVIGAFISGSPN, encoded by the coding sequence ATGAACCATCGTTTTACAGAGGAGATATTCATGAGCGACCTTTATCACGCTGAGCCAAATGAGCTTTCACCACGCCCTGACAACGAACCTGAGATGTCTGAGATCTCAACGCTCGGGAACATCTTTCTTGAACCCGGCCGAACGTTTGATGCCCTGCGAAACAAGCCGCGTTTCATTATCGCAGGCATCATCATTTCGCTGCTCGTGGGGATCTACTCCGCCGCGTTGACCGCAAAGATCGGCGAAACTAATTTGCGCAATTACGTTTCAGAACAGATCGATAAACGTTTTCCTGATCTTCCCGCGGACCAAAAGCAAACAAGTATTGACGGACAGATGAAGGTGGCAAGTATCGTACGCTATTTGGTTCCGTTATTCGTATTCATATCGCTGTTCTTCGGCGGATTGCTGTATTGGGGCGCGTCGAAGGCATTCGGCGGCGACGGAGGCTTCGTTCATAACGTCTCCGTGTGGGTCTATTCATCCTTTCCCCCGACGGTTGTCGCGATGGCGGCGAATTTTGTGGTGTTAGCGTTTAAGGATGCTGATTCTATAAACCTTGAGACCAGTCAACGAGGGCTGATCAACGCCTATACGAACCTCGCATTCCTGATCGACGGAAAAAACCTGCCTGTCTTGGCTACGGTCATATCGAGCTTTGACATTTTCTTCATCTGGGGCTGGATCCTTGCAGCGATCGGATTAAAGCGAACGGATAAGCTTTCAAGCGGCTCAGCGTGGATGGTCGTGGTCATAATCGCGTTGATCGGCGTTATGTCACGGGTTATCGGAGCATTCATTTCCGGCAGTCCGAACTAA